CATTGATCAATCTGGTGATACAACCACATTGAAAGTGATTGTTCGCTAAGATTTCTCGAATAGCGCGGAAAATATCAACTGATTAGAAGAGTACTTCTCTTTTCTTATGACAAAATCAGCTGCTAATACGTGATGCTTAATGTCTCGAAGTTTCTTTGATTCTAAGCGTGAAGCAATCCTAAAAAAAATATGCATTGACTTTAGCAAAAGGCTTTGTCTAAGGTTTGTTGGCATAGAGAAATCCGTTACCAATAGCTTGCCATCTTTCACCAATAATTCGTTTAGCTTTTTGATAATCTCTGGCAACGCGTGTTGATCGAAGCAATCGAGAAAAAAGTTCGCGATAACAACATCGTAATCACCTGAAACTTTGCGAACATCCTCTTGGAGATAAGTTATCCTTTTGCCCTTAAAGCTTCTTTTTCGTGCCAATTCGATCATTTTGGCTGATAGTTCAACATAAGCAACCGTTAGCCCCAGGTCTTTGGGTAGCCACTCTAGAATTTTTCCACTGCCCCCTCCTACTATGAGCACGCGTGATCCTGGAGGAATATCATTTAGCAAGAGTCGCTGCGCTTTTTCAAGTTCATTACCGAAAATAAAGCTCGCCAAAGCATCATAAAATGGAGCAACATGATCGAAGTTGTTCCTCATATAAAATACAAGCCTGGTAAGAAGAAAATACCGTCGCAAATAATTCTGTAAAGCTGGCCTTTAGTAAAGATCACATGCTTCGACAGGAGGACAAACAAAGAGAGGGTCATGGCTATTATTACATATTGGGCTTGCTGAAAACCGTTCTGGGTCACGAAGAAATAAACCACGATCAGTACGTTAAGGCCCAAAATGAATAAGATAATTTTTTCGGCTTTACTTGCACCTACATACCTCACTAGTGAGTTTACATTGTCTTGCTCATCAATGCGTATTTCGTAAAGGGGAATGATCATCAAATTTGCGCAAGCCAATAAAAAAAATTGACCAATAAGTAACCAAACAGTCAATTCAACGGAGTCTAACAGGCTTAGGGGTGCTGTA
This is a stretch of genomic DNA from Roseivirga misakiensis. It encodes these proteins:
- a CDS encoding class I SAM-dependent methyltransferase; the protein is MRNNFDHVAPFYDALASFIFGNELEKAQRLLLNDIPPGSRVLIVGGGSGKILEWLPKDLGLTVAYVELSAKMIELARKRSFKGKRITYLQEDVRKVSGDYDVVIANFFLDCFDQHALPEIIKKLNELLVKDGKLLVTDFSMPTNLRQSLLLKSMHIFFRIASRLESKKLRDIKHHVLAADFVIRKEKYSSNQLIFSALFEKS